The Claveliimonas bilis genome window below encodes:
- a CDS encoding aldo/keto reductase codes for MEYAVLNNGVKMPMAGIGTFLLTPDEAESAVAHALKDGYRLIDTANAYVNEKAVGRAIKKSGIDRGEIFLETKLWPSFYEQEDAVEKTLERLDTDYIDLLLIHQPAGNYTAGYRLMEKAYKEGKVKAIGLSNFNEEQIREILDMCEVKPAVLQTEVHPYDQEKKLKEFLEKSDIVIQAWYPLGHGDAALLQEPVFAKLGEKYKKSPAQIILRWHIQDGNIVIPGSKNPDHIRDNFDLFDFALTEEEMADIRALDQNKRYYTSTPELLKQYVSMVPPVDEQK; via the coding sequence ATGGAATATGCAGTATTAAACAATGGAGTGAAAATGCCAATGGCAGGAATCGGTACATTTCTGCTGACACCGGATGAAGCAGAAAGCGCCGTTGCACATGCGCTGAAGGACGGATACCGTCTGATTGATACCGCCAACGCTTATGTAAATGAAAAAGCAGTGGGACGCGCCATAAAGAAATCCGGTATTGACCGAGGAGAGATCTTCCTGGAGACAAAACTGTGGCCGTCCTTTTATGAGCAGGAGGACGCCGTAGAGAAGACGCTGGAGAGATTAGATACAGATTATATTGACCTGCTTTTGATCCATCAGCCGGCAGGAAACTATACAGCAGGATACCGCTTGATGGAAAAGGCGTATAAAGAAGGAAAAGTAAAGGCGATCGGTCTTTCCAACTTTAACGAAGAGCAGATTCGGGAAATCCTGGATATGTGTGAGGTGAAGCCGGCGGTTCTTCAGACAGAAGTACACCCCTACGATCAGGAGAAAAAGCTGAAAGAATTTCTTGAAAAATCTGATATTGTGATCCAGGCATGGTATCCTCTGGGACATGGAGATGCCGCACTTCTGCAGGAACCGGTATTTGCAAAACTGGGAGAAAAGTACAAAAAGAGTCCGGCCCAGATCATTCTGCGCTGGCATATTCAGGACGGCAATATTGTAATTCCAGGTTCCAAGAATCCGGATCATATCCGCGATAATTTTGATTTATTTGATTTTGCTCTGACAGAAGAAGAGATGGCAGATATCCGCGCTTTGGATCAGAACAAGAGATACTATACCAGTACGCCGGAACTGCTGAAACAGTATGTATCTATGGTTCCTCCTGTTGACGAGCAAAAGTAA
- a CDS encoding aldo/keto reductase, translated as MKTRILGKDLEVSAIGLGCMGMSHAYGPAADKKEMTDLLLKAVEEGYTFFDTAEVYGTAENPHDNEELLGEALKSCRNRVVLASKCGIRFDEESKEVNKPLIPDGRPETIRTSLEGSLKRLQTDHLDLYYIHRIDRKVPIEETAGAMKELIEAGKITHWGISEADEDTLRRAHAVCPVTAVQNRYSMMYRDYEKLFPVLEELNIGFVAFSPLANGLLSAKYNKNSKFDAQTDYRSAMPQFTARAFDKNEKLIRYLEEMADKKNATPAQISLAWMLAKKPWIVPIPGTRKYDRLIENGRSADVELTKEEVKEIDRMLDILPMSGVFGGSKVE; from the coding sequence ATGAAAACACGTATTTTAGGAAAAGATTTGGAAGTATCGGCCATTGGTCTTGGCTGTATGGGGATGAGCCATGCTTACGGTCCGGCGGCGGACAAAAAAGAAATGACAGATCTGCTTTTAAAGGCAGTAGAAGAAGGGTATACATTTTTTGATACAGCAGAGGTTTACGGAACAGCTGAAAATCCCCACGATAATGAAGAACTTCTGGGAGAAGCCCTGAAATCTTGCCGTAACCGGGTCGTTCTGGCTTCCAAGTGCGGTATCCGTTTTGATGAGGAATCAAAAGAAGTGAATAAACCGTTGATTCCGGACGGAAGACCGGAGACGATCCGGACATCTCTGGAAGGGTCTTTGAAGCGCCTCCAGACAGACCATTTGGATCTATATTATATTCATCGGATAGACCGCAAGGTTCCCATCGAGGAGACTGCAGGAGCCATGAAAGAGTTGATTGAGGCGGGTAAGATTACTCATTGGGGGATTTCCGAGGCAGATGAAGATACGTTAAGACGCGCCCATGCAGTCTGCCCGGTGACAGCAGTACAGAATCGTTATTCTATGATGTATCGGGACTATGAGAAATTGTTTCCGGTGCTGGAGGAACTGAATATCGGATTTGTGGCTTTCTCTCCGCTGGCAAACGGCCTTCTGTCTGCAAAATATAATAAAAATTCAAAGTTTGATGCACAGACAGATTACCGGAGCGCAATGCCGCAGTTTACTGCCCGCGCATTTGATAAAAATGAAAAACTGATCCGATACTTGGAGGAAATGGCAGATAAGAAAAATGCAACACCGGCGCAGATTTCTCTGGCGTGGATGCTGGCAAAGAAGCCGTGGATCGTACCGATTCCCGGAACCAGGAAATATGACAGGCTGATCGAGAACGGAAGATCAGCGGATGTGGAACTCACAAAAGAGGAAGTAAAAGAGATTGACCGGATGCTTGACATCCTGCCAATGTCCGGAGTATTCGGCGGGTCAAAAGTAGAGTAA
- a CDS encoding GntR family transcriptional regulator — protein MKIIINHSSMVPIYEQIVEQIKALIMEGELTENTALPSVRTLSKELKISALTVKKAYDSLEQEGFTVTVHGKGTYIAAFNTELMKEEKRKEVEADFELAIQKGRRYGMKDEDLKELFTLILEE, from the coding sequence ATGAAGATCATCATTAACCATTCATCCATGGTTCCTATTTACGAACAGATCGTCGAGCAGATCAAAGCTTTGATCATGGAAGGAGAACTGACAGAAAACACAGCGCTTCCTTCCGTCCGGACCTTGTCCAAAGAGCTGAAGATCAGCGCCCTGACGGTGAAAAAAGCATATGACAGCCTGGAGCAGGAAGGATTCACAGTTACTGTACACGGAAAAGGTACCTATATTGCCGCGTTTAATACAGAACTGATGAAGGAAGAAAAGCGAAAGGAAGTAGAAGCCGATTTTGAACTGGCCATTCAAAAAGGCAGAAGATATGGAATGAAGGATGAAGATTTAAAAGAATTATTTACACTCATTTTGGAGGAATAG
- a CDS encoding ABC-2 transporter permease, protein MKGLLIKDFKLLMGQKNFFAAVFVVAIFLLISGTGGAAASASYVVCYVGFVSSFFVLSTIGYDEYDNGNAYLFTLPFRRSTYAVEKYIFGLSMGILTMFIMLVIEGAYFRVQDISADWTMLLVTFGSGAACLAGFLALMIPFQLKFGAEKGRIALIAVFMAVFVVVYGLAKALDANIMNLNRLIETGQKLGTAGVAAVIALIAVAALVVSAGISTRILSKKEF, encoded by the coding sequence ATGAAAGGATTATTGATCAAGGATTTTAAACTTTTGATGGGACAGAAGAATTTTTTTGCTGCTGTATTTGTTGTGGCGATCTTTCTGTTGATTTCCGGAACAGGAGGAGCGGCTGCCTCCGCCTCCTATGTTGTTTGTTATGTCGGTTTTGTCAGTTCGTTTTTTGTACTGAGCACCATTGGATACGATGAATATGACAACGGAAATGCCTATCTGTTTACGCTTCCTTTCCGCAGGAGCACTTATGCAGTAGAAAAATATATTTTCGGACTGTCTATGGGAATTTTGACGATGTTTATTATGCTGGTTATTGAGGGAGCCTATTTCCGGGTTCAGGATATTTCAGCAGACTGGACCATGCTGCTTGTGACATTTGGAAGCGGAGCGGCATGTCTGGCCGGATTCCTTGCGCTGATGATTCCTTTTCAGCTAAAATTCGGAGCAGAAAAAGGAAGGATCGCCTTGATCGCAGTTTTTATGGCAGTATTCGTAGTGGTCTATGGACTGGCAAAGGCATTGGATGCCAATATCATGAATCTGAATCGGCTGATCGAAACAGGTCAGAAGCTGGGAACGGCAGGGGTTGCAGCTGTAATCGCCCTGATTGCCGTAGCTGCCCTGGTCGTATCTGCCGGGATCAGCACAAGAATTTTAAGCAAAAAGGAATTTTAA
- a CDS encoding iron-containing alcohol dehydrogenase, giving the protein MNNFIYENRTKVYFGPGCVKEFLVSLIKDYDTVMLAYGMGSVKKNGIYDEILGILIKSGKNVVEFSGIMPNPTYRKVMEGARLARSSGAQIILGIGGGSVMDCCKAVALVAYCKGDPWENYWERKGVIHFEPIPVGVVVTAAGTGSECNGAAIITNEEKRRKTGYDYPACNPRFALMDPTYTFTVPKEQMISGAFDSLSHVMETYFSAPDERNVSDEISETLMQSIIRNIRMILKDPQDYGARSNLLWESSLSENRLIKLGKQCDFACHLMAHQIGAYTDCSHGQAMAVLHPVYYRHIYKSGVEKFSRFARNVWKIREQGKTDAELAKDGIDALESFIKVTGLPTTLRELGIEDQKELKEIADSCHYSPGSYRRILPDEILKIFLECF; this is encoded by the coding sequence ATGAATAACTTCATCTATGAAAACAGGACAAAAGTTTATTTTGGACCGGGATGTGTAAAAGAATTTCTTGTCAGCCTGATAAAAGATTACGATACTGTGATGCTGGCTTATGGAATGGGATCCGTTAAAAAAAACGGCATCTACGACGAGATTCTGGGGATTCTGATAAAATCCGGAAAAAACGTAGTGGAATTTTCCGGTATCATGCCAAATCCCACTTATAGAAAAGTGATGGAGGGAGCCAGACTGGCAAGAAGCAGCGGAGCCCAGATCATTCTTGGAATTGGCGGCGGCTCTGTTATGGATTGCTGTAAGGCGGTTGCCCTTGTGGCATATTGTAAGGGAGATCCGTGGGAGAATTACTGGGAAAGAAAAGGGGTCATTCATTTTGAACCCATTCCTGTGGGAGTGGTTGTCACAGCGGCGGGAACCGGAAGCGAATGCAATGGAGCAGCCATTATTACCAATGAAGAAAAAAGGCGAAAGACAGGATATGATTATCCGGCATGTAATCCCCGGTTTGCACTGATGGATCCTACCTATACATTTACCGTGCCGAAAGAACAAATGATATCCGGAGCTTTTGACAGTTTGTCCCATGTCATGGAAACATATTTCAGCGCTCCGGATGAACGGAATGTATCCGATGAGATTTCGGAAACACTTATGCAAAGTATTATAAGAAATATCAGGATGATACTGAAGGATCCCCAAGACTATGGGGCCAGGAGCAATCTTCTGTGGGAGTCTTCCCTATCTGAAAACCGTCTTATTAAACTGGGAAAACAGTGTGATTTTGCCTGTCATCTGATGGCTCATCAGATCGGCGCTTATACGGACTGCAGTCACGGGCAGGCAATGGCCGTACTGCATCCGGTCTACTACAGGCATATATACAAAAGCGGTGTTGAAAAATTTTCAAGATTTGCCAGGAATGTGTGGAAAATCCGGGAACAAGGGAAAACAGATGCGGAGCTGGCAAAAGACGGGATCGATGCACTTGAATCTTTCATCAAAGTGACAGGACTTCCCACGACTTTAAGAGAACTTGGAATAGAAGACCAAAAAGAGCTGAAGGAGATTGCGGATTCCTGCCATTATTCTCCTGGAAGCTACCGAAGAATCCTGCCGGATGAAATCCTGAAAATATTTCTGGAGTGTTTTTAA
- a CDS encoding alpha/beta hydrolase produces the protein MEMLLNMKEKGILSVICFFIFICVLVLSGCGRQEEENLQTEGQPSGGGGDYTLETKVTDVINDPVFEDYGRLIFPVDRTIDDNLTLQDVGEILVWYHNVNPNRTVEIVNYLKDQAASGEQIFYDIYTEEEKAEDPEKENTGLFFFRGEPGAKTAVLNAGGGFVYVAAMHDSFPQAMELSEKGYNAFALIYRPGADTACEDLARAIAFLHENAEELQIDMTDYSLWGGSAGARMAAWLGSYGTAAFGEDDYPAPASVIMQYTGLSEVTGNEPPTYACVGTNDGIASYRSVENYIRWIKNNGTDTEIEVFDGLQHGFGLGEGMVAEGWINNAVDFWERNMGQTE, from the coding sequence ATGGAGATGTTATTAAATATGAAAGAAAAAGGAATCCTGTCGGTTATTTGTTTCTTTATTTTCATCTGTGTCCTGGTCCTTTCAGGATGCGGCAGGCAGGAAGAAGAAAATCTTCAGACCGAAGGACAGCCTTCAGGAGGCGGAGGAGACTATACTTTGGAGACAAAAGTAACAGATGTGATAAACGATCCTGTGTTTGAAGACTATGGAAGACTGATTTTCCCGGTAGACCGGACGATTGATGATAATCTCACACTGCAGGATGTTGGAGAAATCCTGGTATGGTATCATAATGTAAATCCGAACCGTACAGTGGAGATTGTAAATTACCTGAAGGATCAGGCGGCATCGGGAGAGCAGATTTTCTACGATATTTATACAGAGGAAGAAAAGGCGGAGGATCCGGAAAAAGAGAATACAGGGCTTTTTTTCTTCCGGGGAGAACCAGGGGCGAAAACAGCTGTTCTCAATGCAGGCGGCGGCTTTGTTTATGTAGCTGCTATGCATGACAGTTTTCCCCAGGCTATGGAACTGTCCGAAAAAGGCTATAATGCCTTTGCGCTGATCTATCGTCCCGGTGCAGATACTGCATGCGAAGATCTGGCAAGAGCCATTGCCTTTCTTCATGAAAATGCAGAGGAACTGCAGATTGATATGACAGACTACTCTTTATGGGGCGGCTCGGCCGGAGCACGTATGGCGGCATGGCTTGGCTCATATGGAACAGCGGCATTTGGAGAAGATGACTATCCAGCACCGGCGTCAGTGATCATGCAGTACACCGGACTGTCGGAAGTCACAGGTAATGAACCTCCCACCTATGCATGTGTGGGGACCAATGATGGGATTGCTTCCTATCGATCTGTGGAAAACTACATCAGATGGATAAAAAACAACGGGACAGATACTGAGATTGAAGTGTTCGATGGTCTCCAACATGGCTTCGGACTGGGAGAAGGAATGGTGGCTGAAGGTTGGATTAACAATGCAGTTGATTTTTGGGAAAGAAACATGGGACAGACAGAATGA
- a CDS encoding YitT family protein: MKKSPVFKGFLLVIGCLCCSIATNWIMIPNGLATPGITGISMTVEKFTGINYALIYYVITILILIVTWMTLGKRDVSNIVILSILYPMVLWVLSFIDIQIIFEEKLIALAAFAVLYGIGVGIPYRIGFSYGGDDTVAKILKKTIWKSTELKKIYYFEEVLILLIMTLAFSLDQLAYAFAGQLIYVNSMNYVVFNLGPKLYDVQMIGKNMEKIEDFIIHKIHKSVTIYHDAMGGYSKEPKIQMSCVCNSREYVQLREFIKEGNFECFIKVLPLIHVFGQNRDFHRLDDENIE; encoded by the coding sequence ATGAAAAAATCACCGGTTTTTAAAGGATTTCTTTTGGTTATTGGCTGTTTATGCTGTAGTATTGCAACCAACTGGATCATGATTCCCAACGGACTGGCTACGCCCGGTATTACTGGTATATCTATGACTGTAGAAAAATTTACGGGAATTAATTATGCGCTTATTTACTATGTCATTACGATCCTTATTTTGATTGTTACATGGATGACTCTGGGGAAGAGAGATGTGTCCAATATTGTTATCCTGTCTATCCTGTATCCCATGGTATTGTGGGTGCTAAGTTTTATTGATATACAGATTATTTTTGAGGAAAAGCTGATCGCACTGGCCGCGTTCGCTGTCCTTTATGGAATTGGAGTGGGAATCCCGTATCGTATCGGATTTTCCTATGGCGGAGATGATACGGTGGCTAAAATATTGAAAAAGACAATCTGGAAGTCAACAGAGCTGAAGAAGATTTACTATTTTGAAGAAGTTTTGATCCTCCTTATTATGACTCTGGCATTCAGCCTGGATCAGCTGGCTTATGCATTTGCGGGACAGCTCATTTATGTGAACAGTATGAATTATGTTGTATTCAATCTGGGCCCCAAACTGTATGATGTGCAGATGATCGGGAAAAATATGGAAAAGATTGAAGATTTTATTATTCACAAGATTCATAAGAGTGTGACGATTTATCATGACGCTATGGGCGGCTACTCAAAAGAGCCGAAGATACAAATGAGCTGTGTGTGCAACTCCCGGGAATATGTGCAGCTTCGAGAATTTATAAAAGAAGGGAATTTTGAGTGTTTTATTAAAGTACTGCCTCTGATCCATGTATTTGGACAGAATCGGGATTTTCACAGGCTGGATGATGAAAATATTGAATAA
- a CDS encoding TIM-barrel domain-containing protein yields the protein MIRRYTFGKPFPTEAVVKELPYETDALPFFSIEDNRLSLPLENDIPVYGLGEQVRGINKRGWLYVSNATDDPNHLEHTHSLYGAHNFLLIGASHPFGVFIDYPGTLTFDIGYTRRDQMYIQPSQWDLDIYIIESPDDRLVSIVRLFRQLIGKSYIPPKWAFGYGQSRWGYQNEADIRKVAKGHREAGIPLDAIYMDIDYMVRYEDFTVSEEKFPDLPTLVQDMKSQGIHLVPIIDAGVKIEEGYSVYEEGVQNNYFCKEEDGTDFVGAVWPGRAHFPDMLNPKARRWFGLKYKYLLDMGIDGFWNDMNEPAIFYSEKRLQKVLDQVADLKGQNLDLNKNNEMLGLVNTLANNPEDYRSFYHEPGNGWEKVRHDKVHNLYGFNMTRAAGEAFDELEPDKRILMFSRSSYIGMHRYGGIWQGDNLSWWSHLLLNIKMMPSLNMCGFLYTGADLGGFGADTTEDLLLRWLQFGIFTPLMRNHSAMGTREQEAYQFDNMEALKNTIKLRYCLLPYLYSEYMKAALTDDMMFRPLAFDYPQDPFASKVEDQLLLGDGLMLCPVYQQNASGRYVYLPEDMLLITASGPDDIRFREMSAGHHYIEASLTEVVFFLRRGHLLPLAPAAESVKDLDPSHLTLIGYLNGPCTYTLYDDDGISKDFDLDKHAEPITVSPDGSVKYSGSRRLTFDAKIFKALPSL from the coding sequence ATGATTCGCAGATATACTTTTGGAAAACCATTTCCTACAGAGGCAGTTGTAAAGGAGCTGCCTTATGAAACTGATGCACTGCCTTTCTTTTCTATAGAGGATAATCGTCTAAGTCTTCCGCTTGAAAATGACATCCCTGTATATGGACTTGGAGAACAGGTAAGGGGCATTAATAAAAGAGGCTGGCTCTATGTCAGCAATGCTACTGATGATCCCAATCATCTGGAACACACTCATTCCCTCTACGGCGCCCACAATTTTCTTCTGATCGGCGCTTCCCACCCCTTCGGTGTGTTTATTGACTATCCCGGTACGCTTACTTTTGACATTGGATATACCCGCCGGGATCAAATGTACATCCAGCCTTCACAGTGGGATCTGGATATCTATATCATAGAATCCCCTGATGACCGCCTTGTCTCTATTGTACGCCTCTTCCGACAGCTCATCGGGAAAAGCTATATCCCGCCAAAGTGGGCTTTCGGTTACGGGCAGAGCCGCTGGGGTTATCAAAATGAAGCGGATATCCGCAAAGTTGCAAAAGGACACAGGGAAGCCGGCATTCCTCTGGATGCCATCTATATGGATATCGACTATATGGTCCGCTATGAGGATTTCACTGTATCCGAAGAGAAGTTTCCGGATCTTCCCACCCTTGTACAGGATATGAAATCCCAGGGCATACACCTTGTCCCCATTATTGATGCAGGCGTAAAGATCGAAGAGGGATACAGCGTCTACGAAGAAGGCGTGCAAAACAACTATTTCTGTAAAGAAGAGGACGGCACAGATTTCGTGGGAGCTGTCTGGCCGGGAAGAGCCCATTTCCCTGACATGCTCAACCCCAAAGCCCGCCGCTGGTTCGGACTGAAGTACAAGTATCTTCTTGATATGGGAATCGACGGCTTCTGGAATGACATGAACGAACCCGCTATTTTTTACTCTGAAAAACGTCTGCAAAAAGTATTGGATCAGGTGGCTGATTTAAAAGGCCAGAATCTTGACCTGAATAAAAATAATGAAATGCTGGGACTTGTCAATACTCTTGCCAACAACCCGGAAGACTACAGAAGCTTTTACCATGAACCGGGAAATGGTTGGGAAAAAGTCCGCCATGACAAAGTCCATAACCTGTACGGCTTCAATATGACCCGGGCTGCCGGGGAAGCTTTCGATGAGCTGGAACCGGATAAAAGAATCCTGATGTTTTCCCGTTCTTCCTATATTGGTATGCACCGGTACGGAGGAATCTGGCAGGGAGATAATCTGTCCTGGTGGTCCCATCTCCTTTTGAACATCAAAATGATGCCTTCCCTCAACATGTGCGGATTTCTCTATACCGGCGCAGATCTGGGCGGATTCGGGGCAGATACCACGGAAGATCTCCTGCTTCGCTGGCTGCAGTTCGGAATCTTCACTCCTTTGATGAGAAATCATTCCGCCATGGGAACAAGGGAACAGGAAGCTTACCAGTTCGACAATATGGAAGCACTGAAAAACACCATAAAACTGCGCTACTGCCTTCTTCCTTATCTCTACAGCGAGTATATGAAGGCAGCCCTTACAGACGACATGATGTTCCGGCCCCTGGCCTTTGACTATCCGCAGGATCCTTTTGCATCCAAGGTAGAAGACCAGCTCCTTCTGGGCGACGGACTGATGCTTTGTCCCGTATATCAGCAGAATGCTTCCGGACGTTATGTTTATCTGCCGGAAGACATGCTCCTTATTACCGCCTCCGGTCCGGATGATATCCGTTTCCGGGAAATGAGCGCCGGACATCACTATATAGAAGCTTCTCTGACAGAGGTTGTCTTCTTCCTGCGCCGGGGACATCTTCTTCCGCTTGCACCGGCCGCCGAAAGTGTAAAAGATCTGGATCCTTCTCATCTGACATTAATCGGGTATCTGAACGGTCCATGTACTTACACCCTGTACGATGATGACGGAATCAGCAAAGATTTTGACCTGGATAAGCATGCAGAGCCAATCACTGTATCCCCGGACGGATCTGTGAAGTACAGCGGCAGCAGACGCCTGACTTTTGATGCAAAAATTTTCAAGGCACTTCCTTCTTTATAA
- a CDS encoding ABC transporter ATP-binding protein, which translates to MLKLENVTKHYDRFTLNCSLHVEPGCITGLVGQNGAGKSTTFKAVLGLIRPDGGKITIMGKDAASLTMKDRQKIGVVLSNSGISGYLTVKDTAAMLSGFYPDFDKGKFLESCRKCRLPEKKKIKEFSTGMKAKLKLLIALSHSTDLLLLDEPTAGLDVVARDELLDMLREYMEEDENRSILISSHISTDLEGICDDLYMISDGKIIFHEDTDILLSRYAVLKVDHKEFAQMDKQYILRVKKENFGYSALTDQKQFYAENYPKAVIENSGIDDVIMMMIQGEEL; encoded by the coding sequence ATGTTGAAATTGGAAAATGTTACGAAGCATTATGACCGCTTTACACTGAACTGTTCTCTGCATGTAGAACCGGGATGCATTACCGGACTGGTAGGGCAAAATGGAGCCGGAAAGAGCACAACCTTTAAGGCTGTTCTCGGACTGATCCGGCCGGACGGCGGGAAAATTACCATTATGGGCAAAGACGCGGCTTCCCTGACTATGAAAGATAGACAGAAAATAGGAGTCGTTCTGTCTAACTCCGGTATAAGCGGTTATCTGACCGTCAAAGATACAGCGGCAATGCTGTCAGGATTCTATCCGGATTTTGACAAGGGAAAATTTCTTGAAAGCTGCAGAAAATGCCGCCTGCCGGAAAAGAAGAAGATCAAGGAGTTTTCGACCGGAATGAAAGCGAAGCTGAAGCTTTTGATCGCTCTTTCCCACAGTACGGACCTTTTGCTTCTTGACGAACCGACAGCCGGACTGGACGTGGTGGCAAGGGATGAACTTTTGGATATGTTGAGAGAATATATGGAGGAGGACGAAAATCGTTCCATTCTCATCAGTTCCCATATTTCCACAGATCTGGAAGGAATCTGCGACGATCTGTATATGATCAGCGACGGAAAGATTATTTTTCATGAGGATACTGATATCCTGCTTAGCAGGTATGCTGTTTTAAAGGTGGATCACAAGGAGTTTGCCCAGATGGATAAACAATATATTCTCCGGGTAAAGAAAGAAAATTTCGGATACAGCGCTCTGACAGATCAAAAGCAGTTTTATGCCGAGAATTACCCTAAGGCAGTGATTGAGAACAGTGGAATTGACGACGTGATTATGATGATGATTCAGGGAGAAGAGTTATGA
- a CDS encoding AraC family transcriptional regulator, with the protein MQLALRGDGREMKSHGDYGFPLLISLEHLSAYEMSSFACHWHPELEFTLILKGEILYQINDHTYRLKAGEGVFCNSNMLHTGRRAGSSDCTYLSVTVNPSLLYGYEASLIQTKYIQPVTKNPLFPSVPFTEGEAWGKEVLLYMQQIWQLYQEPTSDYELELLIRLYQIWALLYRHLDFSQQPSLNDARELERLRMIITFIHEHYMDHITLEDIASCASMCKSECCRLFKRNMKQSLFDYLLHYRIRQSLPLLTMGKDSITDISIQCGFSSPSYYTKLFRRFMDCTPREYMASHR; encoded by the coding sequence ATGCAGCTTGCACTTCGAGGTGACGGCCGGGAAATGAAATCTCACGGAGACTACGGGTTTCCGCTTCTTATCAGCCTGGAACATCTGTCTGCCTATGAGATGAGCAGTTTCGCCTGCCATTGGCATCCGGAGCTTGAATTTACTTTAATCCTGAAAGGTGAAATACTGTACCAGATCAATGACCACACGTATCGCCTCAAAGCCGGAGAAGGCGTATTCTGCAATTCCAACATGCTCCATACCGGCAGAAGAGCAGGCAGTTCGGACTGTACTTATCTGTCAGTCACTGTCAACCCGTCGCTCCTTTACGGTTATGAAGCCAGCCTTATACAGACAAAATACATTCAGCCGGTTACAAAAAACCCCCTCTTCCCATCTGTCCCCTTTACCGAAGGGGAAGCATGGGGAAAGGAGGTTCTCCTTTACATGCAGCAGATCTGGCAGCTCTATCAGGAACCAACATCTGACTATGAACTGGAGCTTTTGATCCGTCTGTACCAGATCTGGGCGCTTCTCTACCGTCATCTGGATTTCTCCCAGCAGCCCTCTTTGAATGATGCCAGGGAACTGGAGCGTCTCCGCATGATCATTACATTTATTCATGAACACTACATGGATCACATTACACTGGAGGATATCGCCTCATGCGCCAGCATGTGCAAAAGCGAGTGCTGCCGTCTGTTTAAACGAAACATGAAACAGTCGCTTTTTGACTATCTTCTTCACTACCGGATCCGTCAGAGCCTGCCTCTTTTAACTATGGGAAAAGACAGTATCACTGATATTTCCATACAGTGCGGTTTTTCCAGTCCCTCCTACTATACAAAACTGTTCCGCCGCTTTATGGACTGCACTCCAAGGGAATATATGGCTTCCCACCGATAG
- a CDS encoding flavodoxin — protein MKAEKLLSIILIGAASVSLLAGCGSNTSDTQADSEDAAQTESSDNTAQADEQESAEDNEDSSSGSGNVLVVYYSATGNTEEVANYIADTTGGDLFELEPVEPYTDDDLNWSDDNSRVSQEHEDESLRDVELVSTDVENWDSYDTVFIGYPIWWGIAAWPVDSFVENNDFTGKTVIPFCTSASSGIGDSGQLLEEMAGTGDWQEGERFRSGADEADVQEWVNGLGL, from the coding sequence ATGAAAGCAGAGAAATTACTCTCTATAATACTGATTGGAGCAGCATCAGTAAGCCTGCTGGCAGGATGCGGCTCTAATACATCGGACACACAGGCCGACAGTGAGGATGCCGCACAGACAGAATCTTCGGACAATACTGCACAGGCAGATGAGCAGGAAAGCGCAGAGGATAATGAGGATTCTTCTTCAGGATCCGGAAATGTACTTGTTGTTTATTATTCGGCAACGGGAAACACTGAGGAAGTTGCAAACTATATTGCCGATACTACAGGAGGAGATCTTTTTGAATTGGAACCAGTAGAACCATACACAGACGATGACCTGAACTGGTCTGATGACAACAGCCGGGTATCCCAGGAACATGAAGATGAGAGTTTAAGAGATGTAGAGCTGGTTTCAACAGATGTAGAAAATTGGGATTCCTATGACACAGTCTTTATCGGATACCCTATCTGGTGGGGGATCGCTGCATGGCCGGTTGACAGCTTTGTAGAAAACAATGACTTTACAGGAAAGACCGTTATTCCGTTCTGTACGTCAGCATCCTCCGGAATAGGAGACAGCGGACAGCTGTTAGAGGAAATGGCAGGAACCGGCGACTGGCAGGAAGGAGAGAGATTCCGTTCCGGCGCTGATGAGGCAGATGTGCAGGAATGGGTGAATGGACTGGGATTGTAA